A genomic window from Halorussus rarus includes:
- a CDS encoding type IV pilin, with the protein MPDRATSPVVGIVLLLAVSAALAGVVGSVALGTTTPSAAPRAAVDLRVDAGADRLTFVHRGGDALDVEDVTIRVRVGGTPLDAQPPVPFFSASGFEPGPTGPFNSATDGRWEAGEAASLRLAGTNDPTIEPGSAVKVTLSVDGMVVAEVEKTA; encoded by the coding sequence GTGCCGGACCGCGCCACCTCTCCCGTCGTCGGAATCGTCCTCCTGCTGGCCGTCAGCGCCGCGCTCGCGGGGGTCGTCGGGAGCGTCGCGCTCGGAACGACGACGCCGTCGGCCGCGCCGCGAGCCGCCGTCGACCTCCGGGTCGACGCCGGCGCCGACCGCCTGACGTTCGTCCACCGCGGCGGGGACGCCCTGGACGTGGAGGACGTGACGATTCGGGTCCGCGTCGGCGGGACGCCGCTCGACGCCCAGCCGCCGGTGCCGTTCTTCTCGGCGTCCGGATTCGAACCGGGACCGACCGGCCCGTTCAACAGCGCGACCGACGGGCGCTGGGAGGCCGGCGAGGCCGCGAGTCTGCGACTGGCGGGGACCAACGACCCGACGATCGAACCGGGGTCGGCCGTGAAGGTGACGCTGTCGGTGGACGGGATGGTCGTCGCAGAAGTAGAGAAGACCGCGTGA
- a CDS encoding V-type ATP synthase subunit F, with the protein MSQEIAVVGSPEFTTGFRLAGVRKFENVPDDEKETELDDAVSRVLDDDDVGIVVMHDEDLDHLSRQVRQDVETSVEPTMVSIGGGAGSGGLRDKIKRAIGIDLMDEDEQGDNE; encoded by the coding sequence ATGAGCCAGGAGATCGCAGTCGTCGGCAGTCCCGAGTTCACCACCGGGTTCCGGCTCGCCGGCGTCCGGAAGTTCGAGAACGTCCCGGACGACGAGAAGGAGACGGAGCTCGACGACGCGGTGTCCCGCGTCCTCGACGACGACGACGTCGGCATCGTCGTGATGCACGACGAGGACCTCGACCACCTCTCCCGGCAGGTCCGCCAGGACGTCGAGACGAGCGTCGAGCCGACGATGGTCTCCATCGGCGGCGGCGCGGGGAGCGGCGGACTGCGCGACAAGATCAAGCGTGCGATCGGTATCGACCTTATGGACGAAGACGAACAAGGTGACAACGAATGA
- a CDS encoding V-type ATP synthase subunit E, which produces MSLDTVVEDIRNEARERAKEIRSEGDERAEEILSEAEADAEEILAEQERETEQAIAQEREQKLSSAKLEAKQKRLEARRNVLQDVRADVEERIAGLEGDRREELTRALLDAASEEFDDGDTVRVYGRDDDDELLTDVVGDYDNYEYAGEYDCLGGVVVESRESRLRVNNTFDSVLEEVWEDNLQDISKRLFEQ; this is translated from the coding sequence ATGAGTCTGGACACGGTAGTTGAGGATATTCGAAACGAGGCCCGCGAGCGCGCGAAGGAGATTCGTTCCGAGGGCGACGAGCGCGCGGAGGAGATCCTCTCCGAGGCCGAAGCCGACGCCGAGGAGATACTCGCGGAGCAAGAGCGGGAGACCGAACAGGCCATCGCCCAGGAGCGCGAGCAGAAGCTCTCCAGCGCCAAGCTGGAGGCCAAGCAGAAGCGGCTCGAGGCCCGCCGGAACGTGCTGCAGGACGTCCGCGCGGACGTCGAGGAGCGCATCGCGGGCCTCGAGGGCGACCGGCGCGAGGAGCTGACGCGGGCGCTGCTCGACGCGGCCAGCGAGGAGTTCGACGACGGCGACACCGTGCGCGTCTACGGTCGCGACGACGACGACGAGCTGCTGACCGACGTCGTGGGCGACTACGACAACTACGAGTACGCCGGGGAGTACGACTGCCTCGGCGGCGTCGTGGTCGAGAGCCGGGAGTCGCGGCTCCGCGTGAACAACACGTTCGACTCGGTGCTGGAGGAGGTCTGGGAGGACAACCTCCAGGACATCAGCAAGCGGCTCTTCGAGCAATGA
- a CDS encoding methyltransferase domain-containing protein, with product MGILEDKNRARLFYKYLSKVYDTVNPFIWNEQMRDEALGLLDIREGDRVLDVGCGTGFATEGILEHTRNVHGLDQSVHQLEKAWAKLGKHDPVSFYRGDAERLPFADDTFDVVWSSGSIEYWPNPVATLRDMRRVVEPGGRVLVVGPNNPKSSVMQKVADAIMLFYDREEADRMFREAGYVDIEHHEMGPAYEPDIAITTVARAPDEE from the coding sequence ATGGGTATCCTCGAAGACAAGAATCGCGCGCGGCTCTTCTACAAGTACCTCTCGAAGGTGTACGACACCGTCAACCCGTTCATCTGGAACGAGCAGATGCGCGACGAGGCGCTGGGGCTGCTCGACATCCGGGAGGGCGACCGCGTGCTCGACGTGGGCTGTGGCACCGGCTTCGCGACCGAAGGCATCCTCGAGCACACCCGAAACGTCCACGGCCTCGACCAGAGCGTCCACCAGCTCGAGAAGGCGTGGGCCAAACTCGGCAAGCACGACCCCGTGAGCTTCTACCGGGGCGACGCCGAGCGCCTCCCGTTCGCGGACGACACCTTCGACGTCGTGTGGTCGTCGGGCTCCATCGAGTACTGGCCGAACCCGGTCGCCACCCTCCGGGACATGCGCCGCGTAGTCGAACCCGGCGGGCGGGTGCTCGTCGTCGGCCCCAACAACCCGAAGTCGTCGGTCATGCAGAAGGTCGCCGACGCCATCATGCTGTTCTACGACCGCGAGGAGGCCGACCGGATGTTCCGCGAGGCGGGGTACGTCGACATCGAGCACCACGAGATGGGGCCCGCGTACGAACCGGACATCGCCATCACGACCGTCGCGCGCGCTCCGGACGAGGAGTAA
- a CDS encoding electron transfer flavoprotein subunit beta/FixA family protein, translating to MKVLVTVKEVAEVADDFEIAGTEVDERYLEYDLNEWDDYAVEEAVQLKEDGPAEEVVTVTIGPERSEETIRMALAKGADRAVRVWDDALEDVDMLDVETKTNLLEAVVEEEDPDLVLTGVQSGDDALGATGVSLADELGFQWGAVVNALDYDADENVAHVHRELEGGVEELTDIDLPAVLTIQTGINEPRYASLRGIRQAQSKEIAPKTLDDIGLDADAVESDLTMTSMYEPESESDAEIFEGDAGETAGRLAEVLREKGVAE from the coding sequence ATGAAGGTCCTGGTGACTGTGAAGGAGGTCGCCGAAGTCGCGGACGACTTCGAGATAGCGGGGACCGAGGTAGACGAGCGGTACCTCGAGTACGACCTGAACGAGTGGGACGACTACGCCGTCGAGGAGGCCGTCCAGCTGAAGGAGGACGGCCCGGCCGAGGAGGTCGTGACCGTGACCATCGGCCCGGAGCGGTCCGAGGAGACCATCCGGATGGCGCTGGCCAAGGGGGCCGACCGCGCGGTCCGCGTCTGGGACGACGCCCTCGAGGACGTCGACATGCTCGACGTCGAGACCAAGACCAACCTGCTCGAGGCCGTCGTCGAGGAGGAGGACCCGGACCTCGTGCTCACCGGCGTCCAGTCGGGCGACGACGCGCTCGGCGCGACCGGCGTCTCGCTGGCCGACGAGCTCGGCTTCCAGTGGGGCGCGGTCGTCAACGCGCTCGACTACGACGCCGACGAGAACGTCGCGCACGTCCACCGCGAGCTCGAGGGCGGCGTCGAGGAGCTCACCGACATCGACCTGCCCGCGGTCCTCACCATCCAGACCGGCATCAACGAGCCCCGGTACGCCAGCCTCCGGGGCATCCGCCAGGCCCAGAGCAAGGAGATCGCGCCCAAGACGCTCGACGACATCGGCCTCGACGCCGACGCCGTCGAGAGCGACCTGACGATGACGTCGATGTACGAACCCGAGAGCGAGAGCGACGCCGAGATCTTCGAGGGCGACGCGGGCGAGACCGCCGGGCGACTCGCTGAAGTCCTCCGCGAGAAGGGGGTGGCAGAATGA
- a CDS encoding helix-turn-helix transcriptional regulator, protein MRSLAALLVVLLAVSPVAGIGAGHSVDDRAVPAHAVSAPAPAFAAVDQTAANATVSDTTEMHLSLRENGNARWNVTQRYVLRGDDEVEAFRQLAVTYGNGNADLGLSKATFTRVVERVNADADRRMELRNVARSTSVRDNGTVGVLTLSFTWTNFSQVRENQIVLGDAFWTASGTWLPTLDEDQTLVIAVPDNYYISGGRPSGGTIHNKGTVLRYEGPQTFDRGDFSVTYAPKNTEDPGTSNGLVDFSSTWGLVFVVLLFSGGFGAYALSQRRDADPEPVAEPDDAPDPSPTAPPAADADDGAASTADDDAPDTELLSDEERVLRLLRDNDGRMKQGQIVKETNWSNAKVSQLLSKMDDNDDVDKLRIGRENLITLPDEDVADVE, encoded by the coding sequence ATGCGGTCACTCGCCGCCCTCCTCGTCGTCCTCCTCGCCGTCAGCCCCGTCGCCGGCATCGGGGCGGGCCACTCGGTCGACGACAGAGCCGTCCCCGCCCACGCCGTCTCGGCGCCCGCGCCGGCGTTCGCCGCGGTCGACCAGACCGCGGCGAACGCGACGGTCAGCGACACCACCGAGATGCACCTCTCCCTCCGCGAGAACGGAAACGCCCGCTGGAACGTCACGCAGCGGTACGTCCTGCGCGGCGACGACGAAGTCGAGGCGTTCCGCCAGCTCGCCGTCACGTACGGGAACGGTAACGCCGACCTCGGCCTCTCGAAGGCGACGTTCACCCGCGTCGTCGAGCGCGTGAACGCCGACGCCGACCGGCGAATGGAACTCCGGAACGTCGCTCGGTCGACGTCCGTCCGGGACAACGGCACCGTCGGCGTCCTCACGCTGTCGTTCACGTGGACGAACTTCTCGCAGGTCCGCGAGAATCAGATCGTGCTCGGCGACGCGTTCTGGACGGCGTCCGGAACCTGGCTGCCGACGCTCGACGAGGATCAGACCCTCGTGATCGCGGTCCCCGACAACTACTACATCTCCGGGGGACGGCCCTCGGGCGGGACCATCCACAACAAGGGGACCGTCCTGCGGTACGAGGGGCCCCAGACGTTCGACCGCGGCGACTTCTCGGTGACCTACGCCCCGAAGAACACGGAGGACCCCGGAACCTCGAACGGGCTCGTCGACTTCTCGAGCACGTGGGGGCTCGTCTTCGTGGTTCTGCTCTTCAGCGGCGGGTTCGGCGCGTACGCCCTATCGCAGCGCCGCGACGCCGACCCGGAACCGGTCGCGGAGCCCGACGACGCTCCAGACCCGTCGCCGACCGCCCCGCCCGCGGCTGACGCCGACGACGGCGCAGCCTCGACGGCCGACGACGACGCTCCCGACACGGAACTACTCAGCGACGAGGAGCGCGTCCTGCGGCTGCTCCGGGACAACGACGGCCGGATGAAGCAGGGCCAGATCGTCAAGGAGACCAACTGGTCGAACGCGAAGGTGTCACAGCTGCTGTCGAAGATGGACGACAACGACGACGTCGACAAGCTCCGCATCGGCCGGGAGAACCTCATCACGCTCCCGGACGAGGACGTCGCAGACGTGGAGTGA
- a CDS encoding V-type ATP synthase subunit I — MLRPERMSKVSVTGSRAVMDDVIEAVHELNLVHLSNYDGSWQGFEPGDPVEGAEEASEKLVTVRSLESILDLDEEDAGPSRIVTDEALEEELASVRDEVNELDDRQSELEDDLRDVEERLDAVEPFADLGIDLDLLSGYETLQVAVGEGDAEEIEGALESAGEIRAFETFAADGTVAVFAYPAADADEDALDEVLVGVDFASLEIPDAEGSPENYVDELRHERQKLESKLDSVENELQNVKLDAGGFLLAAEEKLSIDVQKAEAPLSFATTENAFVAEGWIPSDRYTELATALGDAVGDRVEVDELERASYDAGPAHGHEEPASQDEHAGDEVAADGGTTMDDDQPPVIQDNPGAFKPFELLVETINRPRYFEFDPTVVLFLTFPAFFGFMIGDLGYGLLYMGIGYWLYSSFDSKAFKSLGGIALWAGGFTTLFGILYGEVFGLHLIASYFWEGALGFGGPPIKKGLQPVNTNFALSWMTVSVLAGLLHMTVGYIFGFVEEVGHDPVDAVLESGSWVLLFAGIWTWIFSTQASGTKPNFLYTVFDGAPFAFGFSGFSPAVGTIGLAVGGVGFLLYLAGEVKHFGGPGVVIGALESLSVLSDALSYTRIAAVLLAKAGMAFAVNLLFFGVYVTGEGTHAAWHFGLTHMPHVGDSYHGHEVTSIMFPGLVHSGIGGLIGGLLVLVLGHLLVLALGITSAGLQAVRLEYVEFFGKFYEGGGEEYRPFGYDRTFTTRD; from the coding sequence ATGCTCAGACCTGAGCGAATGAGCAAGGTGTCCGTGACGGGCTCGCGCGCCGTCATGGACGACGTCATCGAGGCAGTCCACGAACTGAACCTGGTCCACCTCTCGAACTACGACGGGTCCTGGCAGGGCTTCGAGCCCGGCGACCCCGTCGAGGGTGCCGAGGAGGCGTCCGAGAAGCTCGTCACCGTCCGGTCGCTCGAGAGCATCCTCGACCTCGACGAGGAGGACGCCGGCCCCAGCCGCATCGTCACCGACGAGGCCCTCGAGGAGGAGCTCGCGTCGGTCCGCGATGAGGTCAACGAGCTCGACGACCGGCAGAGCGAGCTCGAGGACGACCTCCGCGACGTCGAGGAGCGACTCGACGCCGTAGAACCGTTCGCCGACCTCGGCATCGACCTCGACCTGCTGTCGGGCTACGAGACCCTGCAGGTCGCGGTCGGCGAGGGCGACGCCGAGGAGATCGAGGGCGCACTGGAGTCGGCCGGCGAGATCCGGGCGTTCGAGACGTTCGCCGCCGACGGTACGGTCGCCGTCTTCGCCTACCCCGCGGCCGACGCCGACGAGGACGCGCTCGACGAGGTGCTGGTCGGCGTCGACTTCGCGTCGCTGGAAATCCCCGACGCCGAGGGGAGCCCCGAGAACTACGTCGACGAGCTCCGCCACGAGCGCCAGAAGCTCGAGTCGAAGCTCGACAGCGTCGAGAACGAGCTCCAGAACGTCAAGCTCGACGCCGGCGGCTTCCTGCTGGCGGCCGAGGAGAAGCTGAGCATCGACGTCCAGAAGGCCGAGGCGCCGCTCAGCTTCGCCACCACCGAGAACGCGTTCGTGGCGGAGGGCTGGATCCCGAGCGACCGCTACACCGAGCTGGCGACCGCGCTCGGCGACGCCGTGGGCGACCGCGTCGAGGTCGACGAGCTCGAGCGGGCCTCCTACGACGCCGGGCCGGCGCACGGCCACGAGGAGCCCGCGTCCCAGGACGAGCACGCGGGCGACGAGGTCGCCGCGGACGGCGGCACCACGATGGACGACGACCAGCCGCCCGTCATCCAGGACAACCCCGGCGCGTTCAAGCCGTTCGAGCTGCTGGTCGAGACCATCAACCGGCCGAGGTACTTCGAGTTCGACCCGACGGTCGTGCTGTTCCTGACGTTCCCGGCGTTCTTCGGGTTCATGATCGGGGACCTCGGGTACGGGCTGCTGTACATGGGCATCGGCTACTGGCTGTACAGCAGCTTCGACAGCAAGGCGTTCAAGAGCCTCGGCGGCATCGCGCTGTGGGCCGGCGGCTTCACCACGCTGTTCGGCATCCTGTACGGCGAGGTCTTCGGCCTGCACCTGATCGCGTCGTACTTCTGGGAGGGTGCGCTCGGCTTCGGCGGACCGCCCATCAAGAAGGGGCTCCAGCCGGTCAACACCAACTTCGCGCTGTCGTGGATGACCGTCTCGGTGCTCGCCGGGCTGCTCCACATGACGGTGGGCTACATCTTCGGCTTCGTCGAGGAAGTTGGCCACGACCCGGTCGACGCCGTGCTCGAGAGCGGCTCGTGGGTCCTGCTGTTCGCCGGCATCTGGACGTGGATCTTCAGCACCCAGGCCAGCGGGACGAAGCCGAACTTCCTGTACACCGTCTTCGACGGCGCGCCGTTCGCGTTCGGCTTCTCGGGCTTCTCGCCCGCGGTCGGGACCATCGGCCTCGCCGTCGGCGGCGTCGGGTTCCTGCTGTACCTGGCCGGTGAGGTCAAGCACTTCGGCGGTCCCGGCGTGGTCATCGGCGCGCTCGAGAGCCTCAGCGTCCTCTCGGACGCGCTGTCGTACACCCGGATCGCCGCCGTGCTGCTCGCCAAGGCGGGGATGGCCTTCGCGGTCAACCTCCTGTTCTTCGGCGTGTACGTCACCGGGGAAGGGACCCACGCCGCGTGGCACTTCGGGCTCACCCACATGCCCCACGTCGGCGACTCGTACCACGGCCACGAGGTCACGAGCATCATGTTCCCCGGGCTGGTCCACTCCGGCATCGGCGGCCTGATCGGCGGCCTCCTGGTGCTCGTGCTCGGCCACCTGCTGGTGCTGGCGCTCGGTATCACCAGCGCCGGGCTGCAGGCGGTGCGTCTCGAGTACGTGGAGTTCTTCGGGAAGTTCTACGAGGGCGGCGGCGAGGAGTACCGGCCGTTCGGCTACGACCGGACGTTCACCACGCGGGACTGA
- a CDS encoding electron transfer flavoprotein subunit alpha/FixB family protein, giving the protein MTDVLAVTEHRRGELRDVSFEVITAGRQLADQTGGDLHLAVVGGDTESFADTLNREGVDAIHTVSEGEEFNHDVYAQAVEALHAEVDPQVLLMPNSVNGLDYAPAVANRLDLPLATDAVDFEYDDGLSVTREMYGSKVETTVDVGGDRQAVTIRGAEWPAAEGVGDAEISEFDADVDTDTGSTVTGFEEVGGGDVDISEADFIVSIGRGIEEEDNLPLIEDLVEATDATLASSRPIVDNGWLPKNRQVGQSGKVVTPTVYLAIGISGAVQHVAGMKGSDTIVAVNTDPNAPIFDIADYGIVGDLFDVVPELIEEFE; this is encoded by the coding sequence ATGACGGACGTTCTCGCTGTCACCGAGCACCGCCGCGGCGAGCTCCGCGACGTGAGCTTCGAGGTCATCACCGCCGGCCGTCAGCTCGCCGACCAGACCGGCGGCGACCTCCACCTCGCGGTCGTCGGCGGCGACACCGAGTCGTTCGCCGACACCCTCAACCGCGAGGGCGTCGACGCCATCCACACCGTCTCGGAGGGCGAGGAGTTCAACCACGACGTCTACGCCCAGGCCGTCGAGGCGCTCCACGCCGAGGTCGACCCCCAGGTCCTGCTGATGCCCAACAGCGTCAACGGCCTCGACTACGCGCCCGCGGTGGCCAACCGCCTCGACCTCCCGCTGGCGACCGACGCGGTCGACTTCGAGTACGACGACGGCCTGAGCGTGACCCGCGAGATGTACGGATCGAAGGTCGAGACCACCGTCGACGTCGGCGGCGACCGGCAGGCGGTCACCATCCGGGGCGCGGAGTGGCCCGCCGCCGAGGGCGTCGGCGACGCCGAGATCTCCGAGTTCGATGCCGACGTCGACACCGACACCGGGTCGACCGTCACCGGCTTCGAGGAGGTCGGCGGCGGCGACGTCGACATCAGCGAGGCCGACTTCATCGTCTCCATCGGCCGGGGCATCGAGGAGGAGGACAACCTCCCGCTCATCGAGGACCTGGTCGAGGCGACCGACGCGACGCTGGCCTCCTCGCGGCCCATCGTCGACAACGGCTGGCTCCCCAAGAACCGGCAGGTCGGCCAGTCGGGCAAGGTCGTCACGCCGACGGTGTACCTGGCCATCGGCATCTCGGGCGCGGTCCAGCACGTCGCCGGCATGAAGGGCAGCGACACCATCGTCGCGGTCAACACCGACCCGAACGCGCCCATCTTCGACATCGCCGACTACGGCATCGTCGGCGACCTGTTCGACGTGGTGCCCGAACTCATCGAGGAGTTCGAGTAA
- a CDS encoding DUF7094 domain-containing protein produces MRFIPVMLALLLALSPGAVAVQASAPTGSAAQPSAVAPTADAAQSADDRNTTNVMTLGTAPARTAFDAPSLALGSSLAMDRGEFRAELGVKALDRQLRAANSTEEKKQILNRYRYRIENRIISLKAAEQQATQAFSNGTISKSEYLRTLGAIDSEVTDVKRLITAMQARASAVPRFGMQTEANTLKGKLVTVEGPIRDRISATMRGEQSPARVYVATAENGVVLSTIVNGEYVREIVRTDRRNPASSKDSSMTAARQSVIAQYPWTYNHSSFTGADSRYGTTNIYQITFQHDQGELVVYYDGGTESVFREIQYKRLTGQTPLPTGPAVSNTSENVTLTVNRTFAGGPLRVRLTNATGAPIQGEITVAGDAVGRTGSDGVLWTLGPAEQFRVSATHDFTTVNVTAAPVEAP; encoded by the coding sequence ATGCGATTCATCCCCGTTATGCTGGCCTTACTGCTCGCCCTCTCCCCCGGAGCAGTCGCGGTGCAGGCGTCGGCCCCGACCGGGTCGGCCGCCCAGCCGTCCGCCGTCGCCCCCACCGCCGACGCCGCTCAGTCGGCCGACGACAGGAACACGACCAACGTCATGACGCTCGGGACCGCCCCGGCTCGCACCGCGTTCGACGCGCCGTCGCTCGCGCTCGGGAGCTCGCTCGCGATGGACCGCGGCGAGTTCCGGGCGGAACTCGGCGTGAAGGCGCTGGACCGCCAGCTCCGGGCGGCCAACTCGACCGAGGAGAAGAAGCAGATCCTGAACCGATACCGGTACCGCATCGAGAACCGGATCATCTCGCTGAAGGCCGCCGAGCAGCAGGCCACCCAGGCCTTCTCGAACGGGACCATCTCGAAGAGCGAGTACCTCCGGACGCTCGGCGCCATCGACTCGGAGGTGACCGACGTCAAGCGGCTCATCACCGCGATGCAGGCGCGCGCGAGTGCCGTCCCGCGGTTCGGCATGCAGACCGAGGCGAACACGTTGAAGGGCAAACTGGTCACCGTCGAGGGGCCGATTCGGGACCGGATCTCGGCGACGATGCGCGGCGAGCAATCGCCGGCGCGAGTGTACGTGGCGACCGCGGAGAACGGCGTGGTCCTCTCGACCATCGTGAACGGCGAGTACGTCCGCGAAATCGTCCGCACCGACCGCCGCAACCCCGCGTCCTCCAAGGACTCCTCGATGACGGCCGCGCGGCAGAGCGTAATCGCCCAGTACCCGTGGACGTACAACCACAGCAGTTTCACGGGCGCCGACTCCCGGTACGGGACGACGAACATCTATCAGATAACGTTCCAGCACGACCAAGGCGAACTCGTGGTGTACTACGACGGCGGGACGGAGTCGGTCTTCCGAGAGATACAGTACAAGCGGCTGACCGGCCAGACGCCGCTCCCGACCGGGCCCGCGGTGAGCAACACCTCGGAGAACGTCACGCTCACGGTCAACCGGACCTTCGCCGGCGGGCCCCTCCGCGTGAGGCTCACGAACGCCACCGGGGCGCCGATTCAAGGAGAGATTACCGTGGCCGGCGACGCGGTCGGTCGGACCGGTTCCGACGGCGTCCTCTGGACGCTCGGCCCCGCCGAGCAGTTCCGGGTGAGCGCGACCCACGACTTCACGACGGTCAACGTGACGGCGGCGCCCGTCGAAGCGCCGTAG
- the ahaH gene encoding ATP synthase archaeal subunit H codes for MPRPEVLERIKEAEQEADDIVAEAEEEREQRISDAREEAEEIRRNAEEEASDLHEERLAEAREEIEAEREEILAEGEDEREALESRARENEEEVTDYVVDLFEEAVHAQT; via the coding sequence ATGCCGAGGCCAGAGGTTCTCGAACGAATCAAGGAGGCCGAGCAAGAGGCCGACGACATCGTCGCCGAGGCCGAGGAGGAGCGCGAGCAGCGCATCTCCGACGCTCGGGAGGAGGCGGAGGAGATCCGCCGGAACGCCGAGGAGGAGGCGTCCGACCTCCACGAGGAGCGTCTCGCCGAGGCCCGCGAGGAAATCGAGGCCGAGCGCGAGGAGATACTCGCCGAGGGCGAGGACGAGCGCGAGGCGCTCGAGTCGCGGGCGCGCGAAAACGAGGAGGAAGTAACCGACTACGTGGTGGACCTGTTCGAGGAGGCGGTGCATGCTCAGACCTGA
- a CDS encoding V-type ATP synthase subunit C, with translation MTARETEGASNYEYVTARVQARRAALFDDEDYRKLVRMGPGEIARYMEETEYETEINALGSRYDGVDLIEHALNRNLAKHFNDLLRWADGRLYEFIARYLRKFDAWNVKTVVRGLYSDAAPEDIREDLIYAGELDRDFLDRLSEVGTIEDAVELLDRTRYGEVLEAAYDDYEATGVLIPLENAVDRTYYEGLMSGVTETDDRATQLYVEFLQAEIDFRNARNALRIARSGADLDPADYFIEGGTLFRASELSQLSTSVDELTAFIRESTYGDDLSAALDELERADSLIGFEHALDAALLEYSDHLSHVFPLSVCPVLAYVLAKEREVDNIRAIARGREAGLSEDEIESELVML, from the coding sequence ATGACCGCACGAGAGACGGAGGGCGCCTCGAACTACGAGTACGTCACCGCCCGGGTGCAGGCCCGGCGAGCGGCGCTGTTCGACGACGAGGACTACCGGAAGCTCGTCCGGATGGGTCCGGGCGAGATCGCCCGGTACATGGAGGAGACCGAGTACGAGACCGAGATCAACGCGCTCGGCTCCCGGTACGACGGCGTGGACCTCATCGAGCACGCGCTCAACCGCAACCTCGCCAAGCACTTCAACGACCTGCTCCGGTGGGCCGACGGCCGGCTGTACGAGTTCATCGCCCGGTACCTCCGGAAGTTCGACGCGTGGAACGTCAAGACGGTCGTCCGGGGGCTCTACTCCGATGCGGCGCCCGAGGACATCCGGGAGGACCTCATCTACGCCGGCGAGCTCGACCGCGACTTCCTCGACCGGCTCTCCGAGGTCGGCACCATCGAGGACGCCGTCGAACTGCTCGACCGCACCCGGTACGGCGAGGTGCTCGAGGCGGCCTACGACGACTACGAGGCGACCGGCGTGCTGATCCCGCTGGAGAACGCGGTCGACCGCACGTACTACGAGGGGCTCATGTCCGGCGTCACCGAGACGGACGACCGGGCCACCCAGCTGTACGTCGAGTTCCTCCAGGCCGAGATCGACTTCCGGAACGCCCGGAACGCGCTGCGCATCGCGCGGTCGGGCGCGGACCTCGACCCCGCCGACTACTTCATCGAGGGCGGGACGCTGTTCCGCGCGTCGGAGCTGAGCCAGCTGTCGACCAGCGTCGACGAGCTGACGGCGTTCATCCGCGAGAGCACCTACGGCGACGACCTGTCGGCGGCGCTCGACGAGCTCGAGCGCGCCGACAGCCTCATCGGGTTCGAGCACGCACTAGACGCTGCACTGCTGGAGTACTCCGACCACCTCTCGCACGTCTTCCCGCTGTCGGTCTGTCCGGTGCTGGCGTACGTGCTGGCAAAGGAGCGCGAAGTCGACAACATCCGCGCCATCGCTCGCGGCCGCGAGGCCGGCCTGAGCGAGGACGAGATAGAGAGCGAACTGGTGATGCTATGA
- a CDS encoding F0F1 ATP synthase subunit C: MIEALAPAFADAALLAQEGAAAAPAIPNKAAAAIAVGLAALGAGYAERGIGSAAVGAIAEDESLFGTGLILTVLPETLVILALVAVFLVPQ; this comes from the coding sequence ATGATCGAAGCACTCGCACCTGCATTCGCCGACGCCGCATTGCTCGCACAGGAAGGCGCTGCCGCCGCCCCGGCCATCCCGAACAAGGCCGCCGCCGCCATCGCGGTCGGTCTCGCGGCCCTCGGTGCCGGCTACGCGGAGCGCGGCATCGGGAGCGCCGCAGTCGGTGCCATCGCGGAGGACGAGAGCCTCTTCGGTACGGGCCTCATCCTGACGGTCCTGCCCGAGACACTCGTCATCCTGGCGCTGGTGGCAGTGTTCCTGGTCCCGCAATAG